A genomic segment from Oncorhynchus clarkii lewisi isolate Uvic-CL-2024 chromosome 14, UVic_Ocla_1.0, whole genome shotgun sequence encodes:
- the LOC139365894 gene encoding uncharacterized protein PF3D7_1120600-like: protein MENIDTIENIDNIDTIENIDTIENIDTIKNIENIDTIENIDTIENIETIDTMENIDTIENIENIDTIENMDTIENIENIETIESIENIDTIENIEIIDTMENIDTIENIENIDTIENIDTIENIANIDTMENIENIDTIQNIETIENIENIEIIDTIENIDTIENIEIIETIENIETIENTENIDTIENIENIENIDTIENIDTMENIETIETIENIETIENIETIENIETIENIENIEIIANIETIENIETIENIDTIENIDTIENIEKQEMDSCPTGRSGSLYRNKRWTPALRAVLVHSTGTGDGLLPYGPFWFTLQKQEMDSCPTGRSGSLYRNRRWTPAPRAFLVHSTETGDGLLPHGPFWFTL from the exons ATGGAGAATatagacaccatagagaatatagataatatagacaccatagagaatatagacaccatagagaatatagacaccataaagaatatagagaatatagacaccatagagaatatagacaccatagagaatatagagactaTAGACACCATGGAGAATatagacaccatagagaatatagagaatatagacaccatagagaatatggacaccatagagaatatagagaatatagagaccatagagagtatagagaatatagacaccatagagaatatagagattATAGACACCATGGAGAATatagacaccatagagaatatagagaatatagacaccatagagaatatagacaccatagagaatatagCGAATATAGACACCatggagaatatagagaatatagacacCATACAGaatatagagaccatagagaatatagagaatatagagattatagacaccatagagaatatagacaccatagagaatatagagatcatagagaccatagagaatatagagaccatagagaataCAGAGAATATTgacaccatagagaatatagagaatatagagaatatagacaccatagagaatatagacaCCATGGAGaatatagagaccatagagaccatagagaatatagagaccatagagaatatagagaccatagaaaatatagagaccatagagaatatagagaatatagagatcATAGCGaatatagagaccatagagaatatagagaccatagagaatatagacaccatagagaatatagacaccatagagaatatagag aaacaggagatggactcctgccctacgggccgttctggttcactctacagGAACAAgagatggactcctgccctacgggccgttctggttcactctacaggaacaggagatggactcctgccctaCGGACCTttctggttcactctacagaaacaggagatggactcctgccctacgggccgttctggttccctctacagaaacaggagatggactcctgcccCACGGGCCTttctggttcactctacagaaacaggagatggactcctgcccCACGGGCCTTTCTGGTTCActctatag